In Legionella beliardensis, the following are encoded in one genomic region:
- a CDS encoding methyltransferase family protein — protein MILKLLIHTFITIIIMALFLFIPVGTINWPSAWVFLFLQGGFGLSIGFWLAKHDPELLKERLSFVIQRGQKKWDKVVMIIFSILQITWLPFISFDVARSQIELVPVFVKVLAAILLIISFYIFYLVFKENSYASPVVKIQKAREHRIITTGPYQYVRHPMYSGAILYFIGIPLLLGSWYGLLFTLFLTLLLVIRASFEEKALIEEFANNYREYAKRVQYRFIPLIY, from the coding sequence GTGATATTAAAATTACTGATTCACACGTTTATAACAATAATAATTATGGCGTTATTTCTTTTTATACCTGTGGGTACTATTAATTGGCCAAGTGCCTGGGTTTTTCTGTTTCTGCAAGGAGGTTTTGGCTTAAGTATTGGTTTTTGGCTAGCTAAACATGACCCAGAATTGTTAAAAGAAAGGCTATCCTTTGTGATTCAACGCGGCCAAAAAAAATGGGACAAGGTTGTGATGATTATCTTCTCAATCTTGCAAATCACATGGCTGCCTTTTATATCATTTGATGTGGCTCGATCACAGATAGAGTTAGTTCCCGTGTTTGTCAAAGTATTGGCAGCTATTTTATTGATTATTTCATTTTATATTTTTTATTTGGTATTTAAAGAAAACAGTTATGCTTCTCCTGTGGTAAAAATTCAGAAAGCGCGTGAGCATAGAATCATTACGACAGGCCCTTATCAATATGTTCGGCATCCTATGTATAGTGGCGCCATACTCTATTTTATTGGTATACCATTGTTGCTTGGCTCTTGGTATGGATTATTATTTACTTTATTTCTAACCCTTCTTTTAGTCATTCGTGCTTCATTTGAGGAAAAAGCGCTGATAGAAGAGTTTGCAAATAATTATAGGGAGTATGCTAAGCGAGTTCAGTATCGGTTTATTCCTTTAATTTATTAG
- a CDS encoding alpha/beta fold hydrolase has product MYNLISQIRIIILLAIFILGPAAYARTFQTSDNRFIGYTDIGQGRPIVLIHAFPTDRRLWELATQDLEDALQGSNGLRIISLDLWGFGQSSSANGQAITMVDYAREVNELLNHLQIQQAVIGGESMGGYITLAFLASFPEKVEGLILSNTQSIADSLEAKANREATAKDVLEHGTENLINGFMSKALSPTASEKTKLFLKHILERQDKMAIASALRGMALRPDTSDILTNSPIPILILSGEKDVLISPQQSENMHKLAKHSKLVLIPDAGHLASLEQPKQWMQAVVAMFSYK; this is encoded by the coding sequence ATGTACAACCTGATTTCCCAAATTAGAATTATAATTTTATTAGCGATTTTTATTTTAGGGCCAGCTGCTTACGCTCGCACATTTCAAACCAGTGATAATCGATTTATTGGCTACACGGATATAGGGCAGGGTAGACCCATTGTGCTTATACACGCTTTTCCTACTGACAGGCGGCTATGGGAACTGGCTACCCAAGACCTGGAAGATGCTCTGCAAGGCAGTAATGGGTTGCGAATTATAAGTCTAGATTTATGGGGATTTGGCCAGTCTTCTTCTGCAAATGGGCAAGCCATTACGATGGTCGATTACGCGCGTGAAGTAAATGAATTACTTAATCATCTCCAGATTCAACAGGCAGTCATTGGTGGTGAATCAATGGGAGGATATATTACGCTTGCTTTTCTTGCATCCTTTCCCGAAAAAGTAGAAGGGTTAATTCTATCTAATACCCAATCCATTGCCGACAGTCTAGAGGCAAAAGCCAATCGTGAAGCCACGGCTAAAGATGTCTTAGAGCATGGTACGGAGAATTTAATCAATGGCTTTATGTCTAAGGCACTTTCTCCTACTGCCTCTGAAAAAACAAAACTGTTTTTAAAGCACATTCTAGAGAGGCAAGATAAAATGGCCATTGCTTCAGCATTACGCGGTATGGCGCTACGCCCTGATACGTCAGATATACTCACTAATTCTCCTATACCCATTCTCATTTTATCTGGCGAGAAAGACGTACTGATTTCACCGCAACAAAGCGAGAATATGCATAAGCTAGCTAAACACAGCAAATTAGTGCTTATCCCAGATGCGGGTCATCTTGCAAGTTTAGAACAGCCAAAACAATGGATGCAGGCAGTTGTTGCTATGTTCTCTTATAAATAG
- a CDS encoding SDR family NAD(P)-dependent oxidoreductase: protein MKILLTGSIGRLGREIAKFLNVADNKIALHGRNLNRLNTLAKTLDKSQILTVARDLTQPEAAESIIEEVIHHFKGLDVLINNAACFNFGNLIDMPPHSLKDTLQTNLVSLIMLTRFALPYLIASKRGLIINIASVAGREYIPGAATYCATKHGIFGFAGSLFEEVRDKGVRVCTIGPGQLTVSDLNEDNTIPPKELAQLVHFLIHYPGKKSFPREIIVSAS, encoded by the coding sequence ATGAAAATATTATTAACTGGCTCGATAGGGCGGTTGGGTAGAGAAATTGCAAAATTCCTAAATGTTGCTGATAATAAAATCGCTTTGCATGGTAGAAATTTAAATCGCTTAAATACACTCGCCAAAACCTTAGATAAAAGCCAGATTTTAACTGTTGCTCGTGATTTAACGCAGCCTGAAGCGGCTGAATCCATTATAGAAGAGGTCATTCATCATTTTAAAGGCTTAGATGTTTTAATTAATAACGCGGCTTGTTTTAATTTTGGCAATCTTATAGACATGCCCCCTCATAGTTTAAAAGATACCCTGCAAACTAACCTAGTGTCTCTAATTATGCTCACCAGATTCGCCTTGCCCTACTTGATTGCTAGTAAGCGCGGTCTAATAATTAATATTGCTTCTGTAGCAGGGCGAGAGTATATACCTGGTGCTGCGACTTATTGTGCGACCAAACATGGTATTTTTGGGTTTGCTGGATCATTATTTGAAGAAGTAAGGGATAAGGGCGTTAGAGTTTGTACCATTGGTCCGGGACAGCTTACCGTATCTGATTTAAATGAAGACAATACAATACCACCTAAAGAGCTAGCGCAGCTTGTACATTTTCTTATTCATTATCCGGGCAAGAAAAGTTTTCCCCGTGAGATTATAGTTTCTGCTAGCTAA
- a CDS encoding queuosine precursor transporter: MTNSYRIISIDDSYHDTGKVYVKIQMVGKSQIFARPVSELYQKTWLEHFSCEDVAHIAALYTAEHTKNLDLIKKFPKATPATKSSVIVVGILFTALLILSNLTAFKLATFASINFPAGLIFFPLTYVFDDILTEVYGFKVSRRIIWMALLANTIIFIGTWGTIYLNPSPFWHDQAAYATVYQATLRVFIASMIGYFLGEFANSTLLAKLKVLTSGKHLWLRAITSTVVGVGIDTIFFTHIAFLFTMPYGNLWEIIATMYALKVIYEFCALPITYKVTNYLKRKDNIDHYDFKTNFNPFSLEV, translated from the coding sequence ATGACTAATTCTTACCGCATTATTTCTATTGACGATAGCTATCATGACACTGGAAAGGTTTATGTAAAAATTCAAATGGTAGGTAAATCACAAATATTTGCTAGGCCGGTTAGTGAGCTTTATCAAAAAACATGGTTAGAACATTTTTCTTGCGAGGATGTTGCTCATATTGCAGCCCTTTATACGGCAGAGCACACCAAAAATTTAGATTTAATAAAAAAATTTCCTAAAGCAACGCCTGCTACCAAATCAAGTGTCATTGTTGTAGGCATTCTTTTTACCGCTTTGCTTATTTTATCTAATTTGACTGCCTTTAAGCTTGCAACCTTTGCTTCTATTAATTTTCCCGCAGGACTTATCTTTTTTCCATTGACTTATGTTTTTGATGACATTTTGACTGAGGTTTATGGGTTTAAAGTCAGTCGCCGCATTATCTGGATGGCACTGCTTGCAAATACCATTATTTTTATAGGCACCTGGGGCACGATATACCTAAATCCATCACCTTTCTGGCATGATCAAGCAGCTTATGCCACCGTGTATCAAGCAACGTTGCGGGTTTTTATTGCCTCAATGATTGGTTATTTCTTAGGTGAATTTGCTAATTCTACGCTTTTAGCCAAATTAAAAGTATTAACCTCAGGAAAACATTTATGGTTACGAGCCATTACCAGTACAGTCGTTGGCGTTGGCATTGATACTATTTTTTTCACCCACATCGCTTTTTTATTTACCATGCCTTATGGCAATCTTTGGGAAATAATTGCCACTATGTATGCACTTAAAGTAATTTATGAATTTTGTGCACTTCCTATTACATATAAAGTAACTAATTATTTAAAGAGAAAAGACAACATTGATCATTACGACTTTAAAACAAACTTTAATCCATTTTCTTTAGAAGTTTAA